The stretch of DNA ATAGCTGGAAATAAACAAGCATTTGAACAACTACTCAAATTTGAAAGTGAAAAGTTATATAAAATTGCTTTTATTCACATGCGTAACAAAGAAGATTCTCTTGATGTATTACAAGAAGCTACTTTTAAAGCCTATATTTCCATTCACCAAATAAAATCACCTGCTTATTTTAGTACATGGCTCGTAAAAATCTTAATTCGTATTGCGTATAAGGAATTGGAGCGTAAAAAGAAATTGATTCATCTACCAGAAGAAACGATCTTATTTCTATTAGAGGCTAATCAAGTACCAGATGCATCAATTGATTTATCCGACGCACTCGCCTCCCTAAGTGTAGATTATCGCAATGTTATCACGCTTTTCTATTACTATGAGTTACCGATTCGAACAATTGCTAATGTACTTAATAAGCCACAAGCAACCGTTAAAACTTATTTACGTAGAGCAAAGTTGGAATTAAAAAAAACGTTAGGGGATGAATTTTATGCAAAAAAATTTATTTGATTCTTCTACAAATGATATTGAACTACCTAAAGATGAAATGATGCTTGCGATTGATAGAGGAATTGAACGAGGCGAAAAATTCCGTAAAACTAACAAGCTCACGAGCGTATTAAAACGTACTTCTTTTTTTACATCTACAGCAGCTGCTCTGCTTCTTACTTCTGGATTTATTTTTTCTCCCGTTACAAATGTTTTAGCTCAAGTACCACTTATTGGAGGTATATATGAGAAATATCATTGGCAAATGGGACAGGAATTAGCTTCAGAACAACTCATCACTGAAATAAACGAAACTGCCCAAAATAATGGCGTAGAAATGGTGATTACTTCGATTTTCTATGATGGTTCCTATGTCGGATTAACGTTTAAAGCAACTGGTGAAACCTTATCTGATTCTATTGGAGGAGAAAGCAGTCCTGAATCTGGCCTTACGTATGAAATGTTTGATGGCAAAGATACATCTACTTGGCCAGGGACTATGGGTTCTTTAACAAAAGAAGGTGATGGTTATGTAGGTGCACTTATTTTAAAAAATCCCAATTCAATTGCTGAAAGCTCCCTAACTCTTCCGATTACTTTTACACATATTGCTGGTGTTCGTGGTGAATGGGCATTTAATCTAGCAATTGAAAAACTTCCATCAAAACAATATGCTATTGGGCAAACTGTTGCTTCTGAAGATGGAAAGTATCAAATCGAATTTCAATCCATCAATGTTGGGCAAACCAATGCTATTCTCTCTTATAACATCCTAAGTACCGCAGGAGTTGAAGGAGAAGTATTCCATCTAAAAATTTACGATTCAAAAGGAGAAGAATTGCTTCAAAACTCTCTTTCTCATTCAAAAGCAATCTTTGATATGAATAGTGGAAATGCAGATGATTTTATAACCGTAGAAACAAGTTTTAAAATAGGAGACAAAGAAATAAAGCTAGAAGCATTAAAAATCAACCTAGACTAACCAGATGCAAAAATCCGAACTCCTTTATATTAGTTCGGATTTTTTGTATTATATACCCCGATTTTTAACTATGCTTATTCAACTAACCTGCCCCGTTAGTTCAATAGGCAAAAGGGCTGACTAAGCAGACCAATGATCTTCAACTAAAGCACCCGTTAGTTGAATTAGACAGATTAATTTTACGGTCCATATATATCTATATATTCCCAGTGTAAGCATTCAACAGATGGTTCACTACCGATAAATTTTATTGTAAAAAAGCCACCCATTAGTTCAACAACTCATGCAAATCCCCAAAATTATTGCAATTATACGATTTTTTTTTGCGTTTATTCGGTAATACAGTCTTTTTTTAGTCACAACCACTTATTCCGGATTGTGTTTGCCATTGCCAATATAGGCCGGTGCTATTTCCCCATCAATATACATGAATCCATAATCAGTTTCTGGCTCGTCTGAAAAATAAACAATAGCTTTATAGCGTTGAATCCCCGTTTCTTTCAGAGCGTCAAATCTAATATCAACTTCGCGAATTTCTTCCTCAGTATATCCCCGTTCTGTGTAAAGGTATTCCCGCACATCTTTTTCCATTTGTTCTTCTACTGATGCCCGTGGTGTTAAGTAATAATAACCTCCAACAGCAGCAGCCAGAATAATTACTAGTGAAACGATGCTTATAATCACTGATTTTTTTTTCATTCTTCCAACCTCCACTTTTTAAAAATTTTATTATTCCTTATGTGGCCACTATTAGGGGTACAGTTCAAATGAGATATTAAGTAGCTTTTTTCTCTAATAATTATTTGAACTAAACTGCCTCGTTAGTTGAATAAGAAAAAAAGCTGCCAAGGCAGCCTAATGATCTTTAACTAAAGCACCCGTTAGTTGAATAAGAAATAGAAGCATATTTATTTAAATCTATATTGTATTAATTGGTTTTCCGTTCCTAAGTATTCTTCATTTCCAATCCTACTTATCTCTATAAATCCTATTTTCTCAAGCATTTTTCTGGAACGAATATTCTCTTCGTGAGTTTCTGCATTAAAAATTGTAATTCCTAAATTTTTAGAAGCGTAATTCATCATACATAGAATAGAATTAGCCCCAATTCCTTTTCCCCATAATGTACTCTCGCCAATTGCAATACCTAATTCAGCTGTATTATCTTTAATACAGGCTAAATCTGCATACCCAACTAACCTTTCTTCCAATTCTATTCCCATTCGAACAAAATCTTCAGATTCATTACTTATACAATTAAGCCACCATCTATATAATTCTTCTTCACTTCTATTTTTCTCCCATCCATTCGCTGAACAAAAAATGTCATCCTTACTCCAATTTAAAACAATTTCATAGTCATCTATGCATAAATTTCTAATTTTTATGGAGTGTATATTGTTGTTTTTAGTATCCATTTTTCTATCCCCCAATAGACTTCTTTGTTCAACTAACCTGCCCCGTTAGTTCAATAAGAAAAAGGCTTCACTCCTTATTGAAGTAAAGGACCCGTATAAGACTTATTTGATTTTTTGTAACAATAATTCAGAATCATATTTCAAGTTACTTCTTGTTTCTTCATCAAGCTCTCCTGAAACTTTTTTCACAGGGTATTTCTGCTTATTAATTGTATAATGCTTCAGTTTAAGGAAGGTACTCAAGGGGAAATCAAAATCATACCATTGTTCTCTGTAGCCAATAATTCCGTGTCTTTTAATTAAGGCATCTAACTCAATTAAAACAATTCTTAAGAATTCATCATATGGATATTCAGTTTTAATTAGTGTTTGAGAGTTATCTTTGCTGCCTAATTCTTCATAATGCACTACCTCAATAAAAAGTATTTGGTTTTCTTTTAATTCAAAAGACCAAACAATTCCCTCTGGCTCACCTTCCCATTCACACTTAGTTTTTTTCATTACCTCATCTTTTGGGACACAAAAAGAGTTTAAATACATTAATGACTTAAGAAAATCATCTAAACAATTAGTTAAATAACTTGTGGTGAATTCTAATTTTTGTGCATTTACTTCAACAATACAAGTAGCCCAGCCAATTCCACTAAGATAATATTTGAACTCCATTTCGATCTCACCTTTCCCCATACTTCTAACTTCGTTTATCCTTGTTCCACAATCCGTTAGTATAGATATTGTTAATAGCTTATATAACTAACCTCCCTCTATAAACATTGATGTATCAACGGTTTACATCACTTCGTGATGTGAGGAAAAATATTTTTGACGGTTTCAATAAACATAGATTTGAATATATAGTTTTTATTACCAACTTAAGAGTACGCTTCGCTAAAACTAATGGAAATCATTAGCTTTTCTTTGCCATTATGTGATGCACAATGGATCTCTGCGAAACTTATGATGACGGACCCTCCCATGTCTCTTAGCGTCAGTGCGCTTACATTCCTTCGTTTGGTCTATTCATAAGGCAGAGGCCTGCTAAGCTGCCCCGGGGACTCATGGTCTTAGTTTAGTTATGTTGCTGGCTTCTCCGTGTCATCCTTCTTGTCATAAATCGATCATCGAAATGTTTACGCTGCCTCTGAGAGGCAGTAAAGATCCTTCATCATATACTGCTCATTAAAATGGACTTTCTTTTTACATATGCCATGTAATACTTTCAGTAATTTACCGCACAAGACCACCATTGATTGCTTACCCCGTAAGGGATTTTGTTTGCGTGTTGTGTAGTATTCATGAAGCTGTTTAAACGCCGCGTTATGACGTATGAGTGGAACTATTACTTTGAAGAGGATATATCTGAGTTTCTTTCGCCCTCTTTTCGAGATATGTTTTTGTCCCTTATGTTGACCAGACGAGTTTTCACGTAGTGTTAATCCCGCTAGTTTGATAAGTTGGCGTGGATTTTCATAAAGTGAAAAGCTCCCTACTTCAGAAAGTAAATCAACAATCGTCGCATCTCCTAAACCAGGAACGGAACTGAGTAACTCATATTCCATTGTTGTTTGTGCCATTTCGGCTAATTGATTATTTACAGAGGCAATTTCGGTTTCTAATAAGCGATACTGACGTAGGAGCGTGGCGATTTCATGTCGGGCCATCTTTTCTCCTTCTTTCAGGCCGATTGAGTTAGTCGAAGCTTCAATGAGAAGCTTTGCTTTCGGCAACTGTGGCGTTCTCATACCCTCTACCTCACGGTATAGAAAAACCAACTCCTCAGCTGTTTTCCCTTCAATATCCTGTGGAAATGGAGTCATTTCCAATGCCGCCAACGCCATCTTTCCAAAAGACGGAAAGACTTGAGTAAACTCTGGAAAATAGCGATCAAGCCAACGGACGATTCGATTTTTAATACTCGCTAAATCTTCCGTTAACTTTGAACGGAGAGTAGATCCGATACGAAGTTCAGCTTCTACCTCTTTTAACAAACGTGGATAACTAAAACGGCCATCCTTCAATAAGCGTGCGATGACCAACGCATCTTTTTTGTCGTTCTTTGTTTGTAAATTATCGTCCAGTTCCTTCGAACGTTTGACGTGCATTGGATTTACCATGACGAGTGGAATGCCATAGTTACCTAAGAAATAAGCCAAGTTCATCCAATAGTGGCCTGTAGGCTCAATTCCAACGATAACGTCTGTTTTCTTAGCTTCCTTCATGGTTTGACGAATCTTTTCATACAAACTTTCAAAGCCTTCTTTTGATTGATTTACTGCAAAGGATTTTTCAATCACACGCCCTCGTTCATCGACAAAGCACGCATAATGAACACGCTTGGCAATATCCATACCGACAACGAGTGTATTTTCAGTCACTTGATTAATTTTTTCATTGCATTTAAACTGCATAGAGAAGTCCTCCTAGTTAGCTGATGGGTCAATGGTCGTTGACACTCACATCATACTAGAGGGCTTTTTTTCTTTCAAGATGGCACAAATCCTTCAAACAGGAATGCTGCCCCGTTAGTTCAATAAGAAAAAAGGCTTCACTCCACCTTATTGAAGTAAAGCACCCGTTAGTTCAACACTAGATTTCTAAATAAATTTCACCAAGTCTGGATTTAATGCAATGTAATGAGGCATCCAACAGTCAGAACATTCTGTACCTATTTCGTGATTACATTTACAAACCCTATTCATGCCATCACAACCATCATAACCGCAACAACCGTTTAATCTTCTCTCATCTGAATGGTAGTTTGAATTGATTAAATCCTTAATGTTTATTATGATAGTGCCTTTATGTCTTGGAATGAAATTATCATCATCATGTACTATATAAAAACCTTCTGGAATATAATCTTGACGATCGTTTCTATTCAGTAAATTCAAGTCTTTTAACTCCAATACTTCTTTGGAAACATCTAAATTACATAATTTACAAATCAGTTTCAATTTAGCGTTCCTCCTCCGTTATGAATGTATGTTTCTTTGTATGATTCACTAACCTGCTGCGTTAGTTGAATAAGAAAAAGAGCTACCCTAGCAGCCCGATGATCTTTAACTAAAGCACCCGTTAGTTGAAGAAGATTAAGATGCTTTTTCAGGTTCATCTCCAACGTCAAAGAGGGTACTTTTCTAAGGAATTCACCAAATCTTTTAATTCTTTACTATTATCATCATCCCACTTTTCTCTGTCTATTGCCCTAACTACCTTTTTTGAAGTAGGCAGTAAACTATCTCTTAATTGTTTAATGGTACACTCTGCCTTAAAGAGGACTTTCGATGAATTATTTTCGTAAAATGAAAGCTCAGCTTTGTCAGTGCTTATCTTCTTAGCTAAGACAATGGGAGAGCCATCCATAAAATCAAAGTCATATGTTCTTCCAATTTCAGAAATAATAATCCCCTTACAGGATTTAATCCACCAAGATAAAATGATAACTACAAAGTCTGACCAGTCTTGTTCTGGAAAGTAACGATGATAATCAATAGTAAAAAAAATATTGCCCATAATATTTGTCCTCTTCTCTAATGAGGCCAAATCAACTTCTATCACTATTTCCTGTACCAAAACATCAGCCCCTTATTCAAGCATAGGATTTAAAATGTATTCGACGTTATTGAACTAAACTGCTCCGTTAGTTCAAGAAGAAAAAGGACAGCTTAATCAGCTTGATGTTCTTTGACTAAAGCACCCGTTAGTTGAATAAGCACCTTCTCTTTTATTACACATTATGGTTGAACTACGAATTAAACTTTACTGTACATATAACTTAAATTTTCCATACAGTTGAATAATCTTTTATACTCTGGACATTCTAGTAACTGTATGAAAAAAATTACTATTAGTTAGGGAGTGTGATTATGGGAATATTAAGTGGAAATCCAAAAGATGAACCGTTACATTATGGTGAAGTGTTCGGTGTCTGGACAAATATGGCTACAAACAATGGATTGATTGCTGCATATCAAACGTTTATTAACCACACTGGTGACCAAGATTTAGCAAAACTAATTGAAGAATTTATTCTCAGTATGAAAGACGAAAATAAGCAATTAGAAAAGATATTAAAAGTAAATGGCGTCGGGCTTCCTCCAGCACCACCTGAACGTCCGGAAGCTAGATTAGAGGACATTCCACCTGGTGCAAGATTTTACGATCCTGAAATTAGCGCTTCACTTTCAATGAATGTAGCTGCAGGTTTAGTTGCTTGCAGTCAAGCTATGGGAACGTCCATAAGAGAAGATATCGGTTTAATGTATGGTCAATTCCATCTGAATAAAGTTCAACTAGGTGCCAAATTGTTACGATTGAATAAAAGTAAAGGTTGGCTTGTTCCTCCACCACTACATGTAGACTTTCCAGATAAACAATAATAATTCCAAGGGCAATCTATATTTGATTGCCCTTTTTAATTTTCTTAGTACATATAATGTGTCAAATGCGACATAAAAACTCCCATTCTCATCTTCAACTAACCTGCCCCGTTAGTTTAAGTGTAACATTTCACAATGTATCGCCGAAAACTACTTGATGTTTTGAACGTAAAAATAGACCATCGAAATGATGGTCTTGTTGAACTAAAGCACCCGTTAGTTGAAGATTGGCTAAATAACATAATTGGTCTCTGATATAGAAAGTATTTCGATTTCGGAGCAAAAAAAGTGAAGTGTATTTTCTTCATAGTCTTCCACTTCAAATTTCATCTTCTCCCAACCTCTTTCTGTTATGTCCTCAATATTTAAAGAAATTTGATGATAAAGCCCACCACTTTCAAAGCTGATACTCTGTGTGTTGTGGAAGCGAAATTGAACAAGATAACCATTACCATTTCCTTCGATAATAAAATCAATATCAAGTAAAGAACTATGAACATTGAATTCCTTTTGAAAACTCAAATTGAAATTTGAAATACACTTTATATCTGCAAATGAAAAATTCTGCAACTCATCTGTAATTAAACCAATATTTTTTATCATAAAGACCACCTTATAACAACTCTTTAATTTACATTTTAACATCTTTCTTGTTGAACTAGCCTGCCCCGTTAGTTCAATAAGGTTAAAATTATCCCTGACGTAGTATCTTTTGAAACATTCTCGGTTGATGTTCTTCAAAACCCTTAATCAATTCAATCCCAAAAATAGTTATGGTTTTTTCCCAAGGGTGTCCCAACAATCCCCATTCGAAATTTTTATGAATAAAAAAGTAATAATCACCATCTGGATAGATAGGTACTGTCCATTCATCAAATTCATTTTTCAGAAATTCTAAATGTGGGTTTATCCAATAACAAGGATGATGCCAATCTAATGCATACAAATATTCATTCTTCTGTATGCGTTCTTGAAAGACAAGCAATGACTTTTCCTCTAATTCACTATAAATCTCATTATAAGTATCTATATCTACTGACCCATTTGAATATAAGGATGTATCATAAGTGATAAATGGACTTGGCACTTCAAAAGATGGGAAGTTCGACACACTTGGTTTGAAATTAAATTTATCATATATTCTATCCCATACTTCCCTATATTCTAATGAGGATAATTCAATCCAATTCTTCATTTAATTTCCCACCTTTAGGATGTCTTAATAGGGATTATTATGACCCTTTATTGAACTAACCTGCCCCGTTAGTTGAACAAGAAAAAAGAGCCACCTAAGCAGCCCGAGAATCTTCAACTAAAGCACCCGTTAGTTGAAAAAGGTTGATATTATTAATGTTTATTATTTGTTTTCTAAATAAAACGTTTCTTCATTTCCGTCCCACTTAACAATCACTTTTAGTTGATCATCTGATTGTGCAACATGGCATCCTTCACAGGAGCTTCTGAATTTAACGGTTCTATCCGTTAGTGATTTTTGCTTTATTCCGCTTTCATCATCATTAATCATAATGGAAAAATCTTTAAAGTTGATTTCTTTATCGTCTTTTTTATACTTAAAGATAAATTCTCCGTTTTCCTTGTCAGTATTATGGATGTTTACCCTATAATCCCCTTCCCAACTTTCACTAGCACCGGAAAAATGCAAATTATCAGAACTACTACATCCAACAATAACCACGGCCATAATAGCTAAACATAATAGGTATAAGTAGTTTTTCATCTTTTGCCTCCTTGGTTCATGTTATGTAATTATTACCACTTAAAAGCTTCAATAATTTACATATGTTAACTTATTCAATAGCATTCCAAAAATCCCTATTTATTGAACTAACCTGCCCCGTTAGTTCAATAAGAAAAAGGGTTATTAAATCAGCTTTCATTCACATTGCACCTGTATCTCGGTAAAATGAAATGATCGATAGCGATTATTTCATTTTAAGCTGAGAAATCACCAATAATTTCTACCACTTCGATTTTTCCGTCAATTAATAACTCAGGAAGCACGTTTTTTAAATTACCCTGCCAATATTCTCTAGCTTGTTCAATTTTTTGAGAGAATGGGACCCCATCTTCCTTTGGTAAAAGGTTTCCATCACCCTCAAATGAATTTCCAATAACTCGAAGTTTAACAATCTGCAATACCTTCCGATTATACGAATCAAATAATTCTTTCCATTTCAATACATCTTCATAGCTTTTTGTAGCGTATAAACAAGATATTCTTGAAGGATACTCAGGAAATTCTTGTAGTCTGACCATTTCTACAATCACTTCTCTAATAGCTCTGATTGTTTGATCTGCATACTTAATTGCTACATCGGCATTTTCTTTATTCAAGTTCAAGCCTTCGTTTGTATAATGATCTTGTAAAATCCGAACAAAGTCTTCGCCTTTAGAATTCAATTGTTCCCTTTCAAAAAAGAAGCTATATAAGGTGTTTTTTTGGTTCTTGTCAAAGTTATTTGCCCTAGACTCATTTTTTTCCTAGTAACAATGTGATAAACATACAGTTCATTATCTTTCATAGTCTATCTCCGATCTGTCTTCAGCTATATTATCTCGTATCAGAAAAAAGGGGGTACCTTGTTCAACTAACCTGCCCCGTTAGTTCAATAAGAAAAAGACCGCTTAAGCAGCTCGATGTTATTCAACTAAAGCACCCGTTAGTTGAATAAGGAATTTAAATAAGTTCAATTGTTAAGGATGTCCTCTTTACCCTTTTTTTTACGTTCAAATATTAAAAAACAAATATAAATAACCAACAATATCATCGTAACGTTGATTGATATTTCATATCCAGTCCTAAATAAATCGGAGTTCCAGTGTCCAAAATGGTCTTCACCAAAAACATAATATGCCAACGAGTTGGAAACAGAATAACCATCGCGTTCTGGATAAGGTATTAAGTTATAATTATAGTTTTGTGCTAATGCAATATTAAAAACCAAAGATGTTATTAATAAAACAAGTGTCGATTTTGATTTACTATCATTCTTATCTAAATTTCTAAGAAGAAGGTACAACAATAAGAATGCAGGTAATAGAAACTTCACAAGAATTATAAACATATATTTCCTCCTCATAATTTTTATCCATTAATTTAATTTTAGTCTTTCGGATAATCATATATGCTGACCTTACTATCATAAAGCTGAATAAAAATTGTTCTAGTCACAGAACTCCCATCCTTTTGTTGATAGTTAAGCGGAACTTCAAAAACTGGCTCTGCTTGACTAGGTACAATGTTATCAATGGTTAGAGAGCTATAATCAATTTGTTTATATTTTTTCATCAAAGTTTCAATTTGATAGTCCTCTTTAAAAACTGAATATTTTTTGATTTCATCAGAATCACTATTTTTAAGAGCTTCTAAATATAAAATAAGGATTTTTGCTGCATCTTCATTTTGAATTTTTTCCTGGATAAATTTATACATATTGTTGTAATACGGATGGCTTAAAACTAAAAAATCAATATCATAATTATGTTCTGATGTAGATGAAGTAGGATCTGTTATAAGTAAATCTTGAGAATTATCCTCAAACTCAAAAGTAAAAGTCAAAAAACCGAGTGTTGCAAATGCAAATAAACTAATAAAAATAATGCCTAGTCTCTTAGGTAATCTGATTAAATTACTATCATTGGTTTTAGTGATTTTTTTTCTTAAGGTAGATACGAATGTCGGATCGGGTTCTAAATCTGGTCTCTCTAATAAAGGTTTTAGGAAATCATAATCCGTTTTATAATGATTTTGATTCTTCACGGTAATTCCCCCCTTTAATAATTATTAACTCTTTCTTTAATTGATTAATGGCTCGATGAAAATCAACTCTCACTTTTCCTTCAGTGCATCCTAAAATTTCTGCAGTTTCCTTCACACTAATCTCATTAAGGGACCTCAGAATAACTATGCTCCTATAATGTGGCTTAAGAGTTAATATTGCATTTTGGAGTTCACGCCAATTTTCCGTGTTAATTAATCGACTCTCGTCTGTTGCAACGTAGTGGCTCTTATGGTCATTTCCTTTTAAGAGTTGCGGGAGAAAATTAATCAACTTCTGCTTTCTTATAAGATCAATGGCGGTATTCTTTGCGATTGAAAGTATCCATGTCTTTTTCTTGCTCACGTCTTTTAATTGATGTATGTTTTTCATCACTTTTATAAAAGTTTCTTGCGTTATGTCTTCTGCTTCCTGTTTGTTATGTGTAAAGAACAATGAGAAACGATAAACATCATTACGATACTCATCATATAATTCTTCAATTATTCCTTGCTCCGACATCATTTTCATCCCTCCAGTCCAATACGGTAACAATAAGTCGTCTGGGAAAACGATTTGTTTCAATAGTCGAAAAATAAAAAAGGCAACCAAGTTGCCTTAAAATCTGTGTAACCATCTTTTTATACAATTCTCAAGTCTGCTTTAGCAGCCCAATGATCTTGAACTAAAGCACCCGTTAGTTGAATAAGGATTAAAGTACGTATTCAAATATTGCCCAAGGAAGCCATAATACTGATTCAGTTTCTAGTTCTTCATCATTGCTATATTCACAACACTTAATAGCCATCTCACGATTAGGTATAAATCCGTTTTCGTTTAAGCTAAATTTAAAATTATTATTATAGTCCTTTTCTAAACCATTACAAATATATGAATGGAACTGTCCAGATTCAAAACCTAGAACCTCATAACCGTTCTTCTTAGTCACTTCCATATCCATCGTCGTTTTGTTCATTAATAATGTTTCAATACCATATCGTTCTTTGGCAGGCTTAGATAGTGTTTCTTCTTCATCTAGAAATTCTTCTGCGAAATTTTCTTCTAATCCAATTCCAATTATTCTTATGTCATTTATGTGATTTAGAAATGTTTTTTTAAATTCTCTTGCTAAATCAACCGTTGTAAAAAGTTGAGGGAATTTGAACGTTCCATCCTCGAACTTTTTCTGTACCCATCCTTCCAATTCCTCGAAGGCACTATTAGAGAGATTTAACTCCTTAGAATAAGTTTGTTTCTTTTTTTGTGACCCTCCCCAAAGTATGTTTATATCGGGTTGGAAATCACACAGACACACACTAGCCGACAATATTGTTTCTGGTAGTAATGTTTTATCCATATAGTCTGCTCGTTCTGATGGTGAAACAATATAATAACCGCCTGAGATGTACTTCATTTAAACACCCCTTTTTAATTCTTAAACTTATTGTGTTTAATAACTAACCTGCCCCGTAAGTTCAATAAGCTCACTGATTTTCAACTCAAGCACCCGTTAGTTGAAGATTATCCTCTCTTTTTTTCAGTTATTTTGGGTTCTTCATACGAAATAATATCGATTATATGATTTAAGCAAGGAACTTGATAATGAACAAATTTGTCTTCGGGAAATATATCTTCTGCTATGGTTCCAGCTTTAATGAAATCTAAGTATCTTGATTTGGTGTAAATCTTAAATATTTCACCTTGAAAAACTTCATAATCATCCATCACTGTAAAGGACTCGTTTATTACCGAATAAGATACATAGGACTCAAATTCAAGATGAATAGCTGGTAATCCATCATCCACTTCAATAGGATAATAAGCTTCTGTAAGTCGTTCACCTAAATCAATATCCTCACTTTTGTTACCGATTTTGCATCTATCAATTAATATACATAGGGAATTTTCTTCAGGTTCTGACAAGTTGTTCAGATAAATATAACCTTTTGATTTCATTAAATCATTGTAATTCATATCATCATACACTCTTTCTTTCCACACTTTCATATTCATTTTAACATTTCCGTTCTTCAACTAACCTGCCCCTTTAGTTGAACAAGAAAAAAGTGCCACCTAAGCTGCCCGAAGATCTTCAACTAAAGCACCCGTTAATAAGAACAGCGACACTTATTAAACAATAGCGCCCGATTGCTGAACTGTTTTAGAATTTGGGATTAAGTCTATTCAATTATGATTACTTCTCCATCCCTCAATGCTTTAAATAGAATTTTATTCTCGATCATAAATTCAATTGCTCGGTCCATATCTTTAGATTCTTTGTGGTCTGATTTATAATGTGGGGCAATTACATAATCCAAAATGCATAAACCTTCCCATATAGCTTGATGTTCATTTCCGTAAGGTTTCTG from Paenisporosarcina sp. FSL H8-0542 encodes:
- a CDS encoding DUF3231 family protein, with protein sequence MGILSGNPKDEPLHYGEVFGVWTNMATNNGLIAAYQTFINHTGDQDLAKLIEEFILSMKDENKQLEKILKVNGVGLPPAPPERPEARLEDIPPGARFYDPEISASLSMNVAAGLVACSQAMGTSIREDIGLMYGQFHLNKVQLGAKLLRLNKSKGWLVPPPLHVDFPDKQ
- a CDS encoding sigma-70 family RNA polymerase sigma factor translates to MSYSTELVESAIAGNKQAFEQLLKFESEKLYKIAFIHMRNKEDSLDVLQEATFKAYISIHQIKSPAYFSTWLVKILIRIAYKELERKKKLIHLPEETILFLLEANQVPDASIDLSDALASLSVDYRNVITLFYYYELPIRTIANVLNKPQATVKTYLRRAKLELKKTLGDEFYAKKFI
- a CDS encoding DUF2716 domain-containing protein, with product MKNWIELSSLEYREVWDRIYDKFNFKPSVSNFPSFEVPSPFITYDTSLYSNGSVDIDTYNEIYSELEEKSLLVFQERIQKNEYLYALDWHHPCYWINPHLEFLKNEFDEWTVPIYPDGDYYFFIHKNFEWGLLGHPWEKTITIFGIELIKGFEEHQPRMFQKILRQG
- a CDS encoding GNAT family N-acetyltransferase, with protein sequence MDTKNNNIHSIKIRNLCIDDYEIVLNWSKDDIFCSANGWEKNRSEEELYRWWLNCISNESEDFVRMGIELEERLVGYADLACIKDNTAELGIAIGESTLWGKGIGANSILCMMNYASKNLGITIFNAETHEENIRSRKMLEKIGFIEISRIGNEEYLGTENQLIQYRFK
- a CDS encoding DUF3139 domain-containing protein; the protein is MKKKSVIISIVSLVIILAAAVGGYYYLTPRASVEEQMEKDVREYLYTERGYTEEEIREVDIRFDALKETGIQRYKAIVYFSDEPETDYGFMYIDGEIAPAYIGNGKHNPE
- a CDS encoding DUF4179 domain-containing protein, with the translated sequence MQKNLFDSSTNDIELPKDEMMLAIDRGIERGEKFRKTNKLTSVLKRTSFFTSTAAALLLTSGFIFSPVTNVLAQVPLIGGIYEKYHWQMGQELASEQLITEINETAQNNGVEMVITSIFYDGSYVGLTFKATGETLSDSIGGESSPESGLTYEMFDGKDTSTWPGTMGSLTKEGDGYVGALILKNPNSIAESSLTLPITFTHIAGVRGEWAFNLAIEKLPSKQYAIGQTVASEDGKYQIEFQSINVGQTNAILSYNILSTAGVEGEVFHLKIYDSKGEELLQNSLSHSKAIFDMNSGNADDFITVETSFKIGDKEIKLEALKINLD
- a CDS encoding IS110 family transposase — protein: MQFKCNEKINQVTENTLVVGMDIAKRVHYACFVDERGRVIEKSFAVNQSKEGFESLYEKIRQTMKEAKKTDVIVGIEPTGHYWMNLAYFLGNYGIPLVMVNPMHVKRSKELDDNLQTKNDKKDALVIARLLKDGRFSYPRLLKEVEAELRIGSTLRSKLTEDLASIKNRIVRWLDRYFPEFTQVFPSFGKMALAALEMTPFPQDIEGKTAEELVFLYREVEGMRTPQLPKAKLLIEASTNSIGLKEGEKMARHEIATLLRQYRLLETEIASVNNQLAEMAQTTMEYELLSSVPGLGDATIVDLLSEVGSFSLYENPRQLIKLAGLTLRENSSGQHKGQKHISKRGRKKLRYILFKVIVPLIRHNAAFKQLHEYYTTRKQNPLRGKQSMVVLCGKLLKVLHGICKKKVHFNEQYMMKDLYCLSEAA
- a CDS encoding RNA polymerase sigma factor, whose translation is MMSEQGIIEELYDEYRNDVYRFSLFFTHNKQEAEDITQETFIKVMKNIHQLKDVSKKKTWILSIAKNTAIDLIRKQKLINFLPQLLKGNDHKSHYVATDESRLINTENWRELQNAILTLKPHYRSIVILRSLNEISVKETAEILGCTEGKVRVDFHRAINQLKKELIIIKGGNYREESKSL